A stretch of the Rosa rugosa chromosome 5, drRosRugo1.1, whole genome shotgun sequence genome encodes the following:
- the LOC133711583 gene encoding ubiquitin-like-specific protease 1A: MKKKGNDAKNKSLEAEVQALSENFRKLEVENGETEKGANEVKESETEKDANVVKYWTQADKYNTPLNEEEHTAVQKAFSSANDEVLVTDKHLNVEITVKDLRCLKPRRWLGDEVINVYFQLLKERERRDPKFLKCHFFSTFFYNKLINGGYNSVRIWTSKRNLGYSLLDCDQIFIPIHKEDHWCLAVINKVEQKFQYLDSLKGEDNKVMEVLQAKYYVDELKDKSGEVTDVSFWKHEFVKDLPEQKNLDFNKFDCGVFMIKYADHYSRGSELCFNQDDIPYFRLKTAKEILQLRAE; this comes from the exons atgaagaagaaaggaaatgaTGCAAAAAACAAAAGTTTGGAAGCGGAAGTGCAAGCATTGAGTGAGAACTTCAGAAAACTGGAAGTGGAAAATGGTGAAACAGAAAAAGGTGCAAATGAAGTGAAAGAAAGTGAAACAGAAAAGGATGCAAATGTCGTGAAGTATTGGACTCAAGCTGACAAGTATAATACTCCTCTTAATGAGGAGGAACATACTGCAGTTCAGAAAGCATTTTCTTCAGCGAATGA TGAGGTCCTGGTAACTGATAAGCACTTAAACGTAGAAATCACTGTTAAAGATTTGCGGTGCCTTAAACCGCGTAGATGGTTGGGCGATGAG GTCATAAATGTCTACTTTCAGTtgctgaaagagagagagagaagagatccCAAGTTTTTGAAATGTCATTTCTTTTCCACATTTTTCTACAACAAG TTAATCAATGGGGGCTATAACTCTGTTCGAATATGGACTAGTAAACGTAATCTGGGATACAGCCTCCTCGATTGTGA TCAAATATTCATCCCTATCCACAAAGAAGATCATTGGTGCTTAGCGGTCATCAATAAGGTAGAACAGAAGTTCCAGTATCTTGATTCACTCAAAGGAGAGGACAACAAAGTGATGGAAGTACTG CAGGCCAAATACTATGTTGATGAACTGAAGGACAAGAGTGGGGAAGTAACTGATGTGAGTTTTTGGAAACATGAATTTGTTAAAGACCTTCCCGAGCAAAAGAATTT GGATTTTAACAAGTTTGATTGTGGCGTGTTTATGATCAAGTATGCTGATCATTACAGCAGGGGCTCTGAGCTGTGTTTCAACCAG GATGACATCCCATACTTTCGATTGAAGACAGCCAAGGAGATTCTACAATTGAGAGCTGAATGA
- the LOC133711584 gene encoding uncharacterized protein LOC133711584, whose translation MKSKGKEKSQSLVHVSNFNLKGKVKGTCTSRAYLSWNKEMDNVLAKVLYDQMNAGHKADGDWKPQAYQAVVDKLNTTWQLGLTKLNVTNRLKAWKRHYAIITDIRSQSGLVWDEEKKMVPITAENLEIWNAYVESHPSAKGYQNKSIENWDDIAMLCGKDKTTGEGAEDVGDAEETMEFEAEDESDVTPNSHASTHAATSNCDPHPPNKTKKKDPLAQAIGDVANTLKEFMAAQVSPQLKGEDVHEVVSKVPNLSKLQVFKAVRILMSGNLEEFSLLKSINDAEKNEWIRMLIWQYEGFGISSSMLFWGNQGIKSEYDNLDFHGMELWR comes from the exons ATGAAGAGTAAGGGAAAGGAAAAGTCTCAAAGTCTTGTACATGTGTCCAATTTCAACTTAAAGGGCAAGGTCAAAGGAACATGTACATCTAGGGCATATCTTTCCTGGAACAAAGAAATGGATAATGTGCTTGCTAAAGTACTTTATGATCAAATGAATGCAG GACACAAAGCTGATGGAGACTGGAAACCGCAAGCTTATCAAGCAGTAGTGGATAAGTTGAATACTACATGGCAACTTGGTCTCACAAAACTTAACGTCACGAATAGACTCAAGGCTTGGAAGAGGCATTATGCTATTATCACTGACATCAGAAGTCAAAGTGGGCTTGTTTGGgatgaagaaaaaaagatgGTTCCAATCACTGCAGAAAACCTGGAAATTTGGAATGCTTATGTTGAG TCACATCCTAGTGCTAAAGGATATCAAAATAAGTCAATAGAAAACTGGGATGATATCGCTATGCTATGTGGGAAGGATAAAACTACTGGTGAAGGAGCAGAAGACGTTGGAGATGCTGAAGAAACTATGGAATTTGAAGCAGAAGATGAAAGTGATGTGACTCCCAATTCACATGCCTCAACACATGCAGCAACTTCAAATTGTGATCCACATCCTCCAAATAAGACAAAGAAAAAGGATCCACTAGCACAAGCAATTGGAGATGTGGCCAACACCTTGAAAGAATTTATGGCAGCTCAAGTGTCCCCACAACTCAAAGGAGAGGATGTACATGAAGTGGTTTCTAAAGTACCAAATCTCAGCAAATTACAAGTTTTCAAAGCTGTACGCATATTGATGAGTGGTAACCTCGAAGAATTCTCTCTATTGAAGTCTATTAATGATGCTGAAAAGAATGAGTGGATAAGAATGCTTATATGGCAATATGAAG ggTTTGGAATCTCTTCCTCAATGCTTTTTTGG GGCAATCAAGGAATAAAGAGTGAGTATGACAATTTGGATTTTCATGGGATGGAATTATGGAGATGA